AAGGGCCTGAGCAGTATGGGCGTGCGGTCAAGACCCTATCAGATACCGTATCGCTCGCTTGTTGCAAAAGAGGTAAAGGGTCTTCTCATGGCGGGGCGCTGCATCAGCGGCGGATGGCTTCCCCATGCAAGCTATCGAGTGACCGGTACGGCGGTATCGCTGGGAGAAGCTGCGGGCAAAGCGGGCGCGTTCTGTGCACTGTCCGGAAAATCCCCCGATGAAATATCGTGGAACGATGTCCGTTGAGATCAAAAGGAGCATGCATGATGTCACGCATACGATCATTCCGCCTCATGACCATGATCGCGATCGGATCGGCATGCGCGTGCGCTGCGGCGGAGCGCGAAGTGCTTGTTTCCGTGATGAACTGGAATTCGCCCATCGGCGGCATCGTCGACGGGAGCCAGCGCTGGGGATTATCGAATTATGCGTATCTGCGTCAGACGAACGGCAGCATCGATATGAACTATCCATTATCCTCCGGTGTTTCGCTCCCCGATGAGGTCGTCTATGCGAGCGATGAATTCTATCGTTTGCAGCGTGAAGGTGCGAAACACGATCTTTCGCTCATGAAAGCGGGGGGCTTTGACGCTGT
This genomic window from Spirochaetota bacterium contains:
- a CDS encoding FAD-dependent oxidoreductase, with amino-acid sequence KGLSSMGVRSRPYQIPYRSLVAKEVKGLLMAGRCISGGWLPHASYRVTGTAVSLGEAAGKAGAFCALSGKSPDEISWNDVR